One Ignavibacteriales bacterium genomic window, TTTAGCTGAAGGTCATGGTCTGCTTACATTTAATGGTTTATATTTAGTTGTTCAGCCTCCTCTGTATCCAATCATTTTAGCTATAATAAAAAAAATAATATTGATAGACCCGCAAATATCAGCAGGTTATTTAAATGCTGTTCTTTTTGGATTTATAATATATCTGTCTGGATTATTATTGTTAAGATATTTGAATTCATTTGTGTTGGTGTTTTTAGGAACTGTGTCAGTACTAATTTCATATACACTTGTTCAAGCTTCTTTGATGGCATTGTCAGAACTTCTTTTTATTTTTCTTGTGCTTTTATTTTTTTATAATTTTGGTACATATCAATCAAAGCGGAACTTTGTTTCCCTTTTCCTTTTTTCGGTTTCCACAGCCTTGGCTTGTATTACTCGTTACACCGGTGTGGTTATTATTTTAACAGGTATAGCCGGCATCCTTTTGTGGGGAAGAAATAACATTAAAGAAAAATTATGGCATTCATTTATCTTTATTCTTATCTCTGTATTGCCAATTACTGTTTGGATAATTAGAAATTATTCTATTTCCGGTACCCTTGTTGGAGAAAGAGCAGCTTCTTCCTATACTCTATTTGAGAATTTTAGATTTTTAATCAACACAATTCTGCCCTGGTACTTTCCATTGAATTACACCGGACTATATTTTGTTTTTATAATTCTAATTGTAGCAATGTGGCTTTTATTTGGATTAGATTCAGACAAATCTTTGAACAGAGAAGCAATTAAACTAATTAGTCCAAGTCTTTTCTTTGTAATTTCCTATACTTTGGTCATCGTCATTTCATCAACTACAACAGCTTATGATCAAATATCTGATCGATTACTCTCTCCGATTTATGTTCCCATAATTTTCATTTTGTTTTTTATTTCCGATAAAATTTTAAGTTGGCTAACTAAATCTTTTCATTTAAAATCATTAACCGTTTTCTTAATTCTAATTTTAGTTCTGTTGATGGGAAACCCTGTCAGTAGTTCAGTACATATAATTAAAGAGTATATAGAGCAATCCGGTCTTGGATATAGTGGTGCTTTATGGAGGGCAAGTGAAACAATTGAATATCTTAACCGGCATAAGATATTGGAAAAACATTATACTTTATTTAGTAATGAACCGGATGCTGTTTATATTCTAACAAATTTAAATACTAAGCGAAGTCCCGCCAAAACATTTTACAATTCTCCTCAACTTTTTTTTAATTATCCAGACCAAAAGGATATTTGGCAAAATGCTAAAAATATATGCCTCATTTGGTTAAATGAAACTAATCGCAGCTTCCTTTTTACAATTGATGAACTACAAGAAAACATAAAGATGACAGAAATTGCACGCCTGAAAGATGGGGAGATTTATACTTTTTCAATTAATTGATATTATCAGACAAATTTCAATACCAAAGGATGTAGTTCTTTTTTCATCCTTTTGGACTATTGCTTTTGTCTACGATTATACCCATTCTTTTGATGGTTAATAGTAATAATGGTTAATAGTAATAATTGTTCATCTATAAGAATAATTTAAATAAAGATTTAAAAGATGGATACTGATTTTAGAACAATTAGCAATGATGAGATAATTTAACCGATGAAAAAGTCTATCCCAAAAGTAATCATTGTATCGATATTTGACTCACCGGAATTGCATACATCAGCCAATATAATCGATGCAGACGGGTTTATTACAAAATCGCAGATAGGGGAAAAACTTATTCCAATGATCAAAAAACTATTTCCAAAATTAAATATGAATGGTACAGAATAGATACATTGATACATTATTACATCAAGTCGTAATTCCTGAAGTGAAAACAATAAGAGAGCATTTTTTATTTTATTTTTTCAGAGGAGAAGAATGGTAATGAAATCAAATAACAAAAAAAAAGCTTCAATTAAAAATTCATCTGCCGCAAAAAAGAAATTGAAATCCGTAGACGTTCAGTTGAAAGATCCAAAACAGATTGAAACTGAAGAACAAAAGAAAACTGCACATCTCAAGATTAAATCGGTTCCAATTCAAGAAGGCGATAAAGTTAGTAAAACGAGGAGAGTTAAACGTGATAGCACAGAACTCAAACAAGCGGAGGTAGCTTTGAAGATTAGCGAAAATAATTACCAGAATCTTTACGAGAATGCCCCGGTTGGTATTTATCGCACGAAGATTGACGGTTCTAAAATTCTTGAAATAAATAATACAGCATGCACAATGTTGGGTTTTACAAAAGAAGAAATGCTTAGCCAACCATCTGCTATACGATGGGCAGATATTGATAGACGAAATGAAATAATTACAATTCTGAAAAAATATGGAGTTGCAAATAACTTCAATGCGGATATTTTAACAAAAGATGGTTCAAAAATATCGTGTTTACTTTCCATGAATATGAATAAAACGGCTGGTTATCTCGAAGGTTTTATAGTGGATATTACAGAGCGTAAGCGCGCTGAAGAAGTAATTAACGATAATGAAAAACGCTTTAGAGATCTGATTGAATCGTTACCCCAACTTTTTTGGACTTGCAGGGTAGATGGACCATGCGATTATTTAAGCAAACAATGGGTGGAATATACCGGAATACCTGAAAAAGAACAGTTGGGCTATGGATGGCTTGAACAGCTTCATCCCGATGATAAAGACAGAACGGTTTCCGAGTGGATGGAAAAAGTAAAAACCGGAGAGAGCTTCGATATTGAATTCAGGATAAGAAGAGCCGACGGTATCTATCGATGGTTCAAAACAAGAGCCGTGCCGATGCGGGACACAAATAATATTATTATTAAGTGGTTCGGTTCCAATACTGAGTTTGATGGCTTGAAAAGAAGTCTGGAAACGCAGGAGAGATTAGTATCAACTATTGAATCATCAACAGATTTGATTTCTTATGCTGATTTAAATGCCAACATTCTTTATATGAATTTAGCTGGTAAGAAAATCCTCGGACTCAATGCTGATGATGATATTACTAACTCACATTACGCAAAGAGAAAGAAAGGTATTAAATTTCTGGTGACAAAAATCAGAGGTATGCGATGAAAAAAGAACTCTTAGAACTGTACACAGATTATTTAATGAGTTCATTTTCTTATACGACAGCCACGGGTCTATCAGTAATGTCAGAAGGGAAAATTAGTCACGATAAAGTAACCAGGTTTTTGAGTTCAGAAGATTTTACCCCAGCAGGACTATGGGGGTTAATCAAACCAACAGTAAGAGAAATAGAGTCCGCCTCTGGCGGAGAAGAAGGCTTAATAATAATAGACGACACGATAGAAGAAAAACCAAGTACTGATGAAAACGAAATTATCTGTTGGCATTTTGATCACAGTCAAGGAAGATCAGTCAAGGGAATAAATATTGTTTCAGCGATCTATTATAATAATGGGTATAGAATCCCAGTAACATTTGATATAGTGCGAAAGACAAAAACTGTGATTGATGAAAAGACAAAGAAAGAAAAAAGGATTAGTGAGAAAACAAAAAACGAACAATACCGGGAAATGCTAAAAGTATGTGTTAAAAATAATATCAAGTTCAAGTATGTACTCAATGATGTTTGGTATGCCTCAAGTGAGAATATGATGCTTATCAAAATAGAGTTAAAAAAAGATTTTATAATGCCGATAAAGACAAATAGAAAAATAGCGTTAAGCGAGAAAGATAAACTATTGGGGAAGTATGTTACAGTAAGTACACTCGAACTGAAAGAGAACCAGCAACAAGAAATCTATATAGAAGGAGTCAGCTTCCGGCTTTTGTTAATAAAGCAAGTCTACAAAAACGGAGATGGAAGTCAAGGTGTTCTTTATTTGGTCAGTAGCGATCTAACATTAACATACGAACAAATAACAACAATCTATCACAAACGGTGGAAAGTAGAAGAATACCACAAGACATTAAAGCAGCACGTCAGCTTATGCAAGTCTCCGACTAAAACAGTAAGAACGCAAAGCAATCATATTTTTGCTTCGATATATTCGTTTTTCAAGTTGGAATATTTGAGTCTGAAGTCGGAGTTGAACCCAACAGCATTGCGAGCTAAATTGTATCTTACTGCAAATCGTGCAGCTTTTAATCAACTGGAAAATCTCAAAGTTTCTTTCGCTATGAAATTCTAAAAAATATAACTATACGCATCGGGTTGCGTAAGGTGAGTGATTAAATTAAGGTTGCATAGTGTGGGGAGCCCCCAAAGCACGAGTGCAAAAATAAGATATGTTTAAGTTATTACAAAACATTTTTGAATTTATTTTTGATATTTAGAAACCGATACACATTAAATAATGGCATACAGAATTATAAATTGTGAAACGTCAAAGGTCAGACGATAAACGAAAAGACAGAACTGGTAGAGTTTTTAGTCCCGATTCGCGGGATCTACGCTTTGCTGCGATTTTGAGCCTTATTCAGTGTTGAGTTTTGAGCCTGCCTGACCTGCCTGACGCCTGCCTGCGGTAGGCAGGCGGTAGGCAAGTGCTTAGTTTTTAGTTGAGATTCGGGGAATTAGGACTAAGAACCAATTAACTCAAATTTTTAGAATTACAGTTACGCTTATAAGCGTTACGCCATTAAGCGTAATATATATTGTTTGAAAAATGGATCATCGAAGGAATAATCATTTTTATTCTTTTCATAATCAGTCCGCTTAAAGCATTACTATTCTCTTTGTGTACCTTTGTGATTAAGACCTTGTGTTACTTTGTGAAATAGTAGCAGTACCACAACGTTTCACAAAGGATTCAGAAAGTATCGCTAAATTTCTATTCCCATTCATCCGTTCTGATTTTATTTTCTTCTAAACCTTTTGAAAGTAAATATTTTATAAATGATTTTATCATTATCGGTGGACCGGAGATGAAATAGTCGCCGTATCCGTTGATTATTTTAATTTCTTTTTTATCTTCTATTACGCAAAAATGCGTTACGCTTTAAATCGTAATTGTCGGATACTTAGAAATTTCAACCTTTCTTATATTAAAACTCCTCAGTTGTTACTTTAAGAAGGAATTCTTTTACTTCATATTCAGGAACAGGGTTACTGGAAAATTCTAATTCTTCACTGTAGTCAATATCATCAAAATATGACAATTGCTGGAGTAAAAGCTTTGGAGCAAAAAGATCACCATAAAGCTCTTCTGCTTTTTGTGAAATTTGTTCTAAAGTATGATACGATTTCAAAATAAAAAACAAATCCACATAATCTTTCCACTTCGCTCTTCCTCCG contains:
- a CDS encoding glycosyltransferase family 39 protein, which produces MGLIGASIILIITSRHGAGLTPDSVAYISAARNLAEGHGLLTFNGLYLVVQPPLYPIILAIIKKIILIDPQISAGYLNAVLFGFIIYLSGLLLLRYLNSFVLVFLGTVSVLISYTLVQASLMALSELLFIFLVLLFFYNFGTYQSKRNFVSLFLFSVSTALACITRYTGVVIILTGIAGILLWGRNNIKEKLWHSFIFILISVLPITVWIIRNYSISGTLVGERAASSYTLFENFRFLINTILPWYFPLNYTGLYFVFIILIVAMWLLFGLDSDKSLNREAIKLISPSLFFVISYTLVIVISSTTTAYDQISDRLLSPIYVPIIFILFFISDKILSWLTKSFHLKSLTVFLILILVLLMGNPVSSSVHIIKEYIEQSGLGYSGALWRASETIEYLNRHKILEKHYTLFSNEPDAVYILTNLNTKRSPAKTFYNSPQLFFNYPDQKDIWQNAKNICLIWLNETNRSFLFTIDELQENIKMTEIARLKDGEIYTFSIN
- a CDS encoding transposase produces the protein MKKELLELYTDYLMSSFSYTTATGLSVMSEGKISHDKVTRFLSSEDFTPAGLWGLIKPTVREIESASGGEEGLIIIDDTIEEKPSTDENEIICWHFDHSQGRSVKGINIVSAIYYNNGYRIPVTFDIVRKTKTVIDEKTKKEKRISEKTKNEQYREMLKVCVKNNIKFKYVLNDVWYASSENMMLIKIELKKDFIMPIKTNRKIALSEKDKLLGKYVTVSTLELKENQQQEIYIEGVSFRLLLIKQVYKNGDGSQGVLYLVSSDLTLTYEQITTIYHKRWKVEEYHKTLKQHVSLCKSPTKTVRTQSNHIFASIYSFFKLEYLSLKSELNPTALRAKLYLTANRAAFNQLENLKVSFAMKF
- a CDS encoding PAS domain S-box protein — protein: MKSNNKKKASIKNSSAAKKKLKSVDVQLKDPKQIETEEQKKTAHLKIKSVPIQEGDKVSKTRRVKRDSTELKQAEVALKISENNYQNLYENAPVGIYRTKIDGSKILEINNTACTMLGFTKEEMLSQPSAIRWADIDRRNEIITILKKYGVANNFNADILTKDGSKISCLLSMNMNKTAGYLEGFIVDITERKRAEEVINDNEKRFRDLIESLPQLFWTCRVDGPCDYLSKQWVEYTGIPEKEQLGYGWLEQLHPDDKDRTVSEWMEKVKTGESFDIEFRIRRADGIYRWFKTRAVPMRDTNNIIIKWFGSNTEFDGLKRSLETQERLVSTIESSTDLISYADLNANILYMNLAGKKILGLNADDDITNSHYAKRKKGIKFLVTKIRGMR